The window TCTCCTCAGCCATACTTCTCTATTCCTATCGCCACTCCTCGTCGGAGTCACGATGATGATCTGTCTTCTCGGCGCCACCATCTTCTTCACTAACTCCTCCCGATCTCTCTTCCTAGCCGGTGGCGGTTCGGCTGCCAGGTTACGGGTGAAATTCGAAAGGATTTTGGTTGTGTTTGAGAGAGTGATGGTTGAGGTGGAGATAGAGGATTTAGTGGCGGTCGGAGCGAAGCCGGTGAAGAAGCCCATGATGAAGCAGAGGGAGAAATGGAGGATGGCCTTTTTGCAAAGGTGAGCTCTTTTTTTTGGTCTTTCTGTAGAacccattttgttttttgtttttcaggcgtgaaagaaaaatgaagttattaTGAAGATGGTGATGatgaaaaatggagaatttAAGATGAAATTTCATTGTATTTGCATGGAGGAAATGGTTTGATTTAGCTGTTTCTTGAAGTAAAAGGAAGGAGGGAAGGGGTTTTTTTGTGTACCAAATTGTTGGGTGAGATGGAACCCATCAACTAATATCATTTTGTGGTTAGGACAATCAAacccattttcttcattttggttGGAAAATCTCTAAATTCTACTTTACCTTAAACATGTAAatgttgattttaaattttttaatgttgatgtaaatatcaaaatatgaaatttgtaagAATGTctttaataagaaatattcaaattttaatctatagtcGAATTAATGATAATggaatattcaaatatgaaatattggaaagaaaaaaaggttaaaatgttcaaattcttttagtgAAGTAATTTGTTGAAcattatatgattttatatgtccattcttgttttgttttgtttttttgtcttttgagTAATTTACaagattttatttgaatttttttggtaaatttaaaacattaaatctcaaatttgttattatagcGAGTGATACTCAACATTTTcgtatttttttcaatagagATTGTTTCGGTcgatttgttttcttatatatatataaatatattaattcaaaatgttcTCTTTTTAAAGTACAATTTTGGGAAATTACACCAATCTTATTTCTCGTTATAATAGCACTAAAGATTACGAAAGTACCCATAAGGTCACACCACAATTCGAAAGTTCAGCGCCACGTCGTCCGTCAGGTTATATTcaaagagaaggaaaatgaaCAAAGTTCAGTCCTCTAATGGCgtttctctcttcttcacaGTCTTAATCCTTTTACCCTTTCTTCAGCCCATTGCTACTTCGAAACTTCCAGGATTTAGATACTTCCCTCCACTGGAAGACATTCTTTCATTTGCTTGGAAATCCcagttcttcttcttcttcttcttcttcttctgccgAACTTGTCTTCTctgtttctaaatttcaatttcttggGCATTATTGTCGCCTTCTGATGTCGACGTCTGCGATGAATTTGTCCATTCTGTTTGTTCGGTTGTGCGGCTTGAGCTCAATTTGTGATCACTGCATGATATGACGACGCAAGCTTCAAGTATCCTCCTCTTGATGTAGGCGTCTAAGGCTCTGAATATTGTTTTGGCATTGTAATTCAAAGAAACTTATGTGATGTATTAATATTTGCGCCGTTTCTGTAATTTTATCGATGTTGACATGTTGCACGCCAGGTGCTCGATGAATGTCCGCTAAGAGATGTAGCAAGCATGTTCTTACATCAATAATGACACTATAATATAGTTGGATTTTGTTACTGGAGCTGTACACATTTTGATTTGGCACACAAGCTGTTTCTAATGTGAAACTGCACAATAGAAATTTGAATGGAAGTTCTGGTTTGACTTTCAAGACTTGAATCCTCTGATCCAGGCATTGTCtcacattttcaatcaatctGTACGTCATACTAGAGATAGTGGTTTGGAACAAGTACGGTTGAAATTTCCATGTGGAAGATGATTCTTGCAGTTACTGGGgatgaataaattgaaaagaagttgaagGGCTTTCTCTCCTATATTTATGCATCATTCATTTGTAAACCTCATGTGCTGATTGATCTCTTCAGTGTGTTTAAGAATGGCTTTAGAATAGATTACTTGAATGGCATTTATAAGAACCTTCagttctatatattttttaactttagcGTCAGATgctattgttttcttcaacCCTTTTAGTCCAACTTCGTCAATAAAGAACTTCAAACCTCAACTGCATTTAGCACTCTCCCATATTCGACTCAATACCCAGCTTGCCTTTTCTCCCTGCCCCCTTACTGTACATTATCCTCATGATGATAAGATAATCTCTCTCTGCAAGAAAAACTTGCACAGAGAAGCTCTTAAAGCATTTGACATCTTTCAAAAGTGTTCAAGTTCTCCATTGAAGTCTGTCACCTATACCCATCTAATCAACGCATGCTCTTCTCTAAGATCCCTAGAGCATGGCAGGAAAATTCATCGCCATATGTTGACATGCAACTACCAGCCTGATATGATACTTCAGAATCATATTCTTAGTATGTATGGAAAATGTGGGTCTTTGAAGGAAGCAAGAAATATGTTTGATTCAATGCCTCTGAAGAATGTAGTATCTTGGACCTCCATGATATCTGGGTACTCACGTTATGGTGAAGAGGATAATGCCATTACATTGTATGTTCAAATGTTACGATCGGGACACATTCCTGATCACTTTACATTTGGAAGTATTGTAAAATCTTGCTCTGGACTTGATGACTTTAAGTTAGCAAGGCAACTGCATGCTCACGTTCTGAAGTCTGAATTTGGCGCTGACCTAATTGCACAGAATGCTCTAATCTCAATGTATACCAAGTTCAGTCAAATGGCTGATGCAATAAATGTCTTCTCTCGTATTATTATAAAGGATCTAATTTCCTGGGGCTCAATGATTGCAGGGTTTTCTCAGCTTGGCTATGAGCTTGAAGCTTTATGTCATTTTAGGGAAATGCTTTCTCAGTCTGTCTATCAGCCAAATGAGTTTGTCTTCGGTAGCGCCTTCAGTGCTTGTAGCAAGCTCTTAGAACCAGATTGTGGACGCCAAATACATGGCTTGTGTATAAAATTTGGGTTAGGAAGTGATCTTTTTGCTGGATGCTCCCTTTGTGACATGTATGCGAAGTGTGGGTTTTTAGAATCTGCAAGAACAGTATTTTATCATATTGAAAAGCCTGATCTAGTAGCCTGGAATGCTATTATTGCCGGATTTGCTAGTGTCAGTAATGCAAAGGAATCCTCGTCATTCTTTTCACAAATGAGGCATACAGGACTTGTTCCAAATGATGTCACTGTTCTCTCTTTACTTTGTGCTTGTTCGGAGCCTGTGATGCTTAATCATGGAATACAGGTTCACTCCTACATTGTCAAGATGGGTTTCAATTTAGATATTCCTGTGTGTAACAGTTTGCTCAGCATGTATTCGAAGTGctcaaatttgaatgatgcacTTCAAGTATTTGAAGATATAGGAAACAAAGCTGATATAGTTTCTTGGAACACCTTGCTTACAGCATGTCTCCAGCAGAACCAAGCTGGAGAGGTTTTAAGATTAACAAAGCTAATGTTTGCTTCTCGCATTAAGCCTGACCATGTTACTTTAACTAATGTGTTGGTGTCCTCTGGACAAATAGCATCTTATGAAGTGGGAAGTCAAATTCATTGTTTTATCATGAAATCAGGACTGAATCTTGATATTTCTGTTTCTAATGCGTTAATCAACATGTATACGAAGTGTGGATCCCTTGAATGTGCTCGAAAGATGTTTGATTCCATTGGCAATCCTGATATCATTTCATGGAGTAGCTTGATTGTTGGATATGCACAAGCTGGATGCGGCAAGGAGGCTTTTGAGCTTTTCAGAACCATGAGAGGCCTCGGTGTAAAGCCAAATGAAATTACATTTGTAGGAATTCTTACTGCTTGTAGTCATATTGGAATGGTAGAAGAAGGTTTGAAGTTATACAGGACAATGCAAGAGGATTATCGCATTTCACCAACCAAAGAACACTGTTCATGTATGGTCGACTTGCTCGCTCGTGCTGGATGCTTGGATGTAGCAGAGGACTTCATTAAGCAGATGCCTTTCGTTCCTGATGTTGTAGTCTGGAAGACTCTGCTAGCAGCATGTAAAGTCCATGGCAATCTTGAGGTTGGCAAGAGGGCTGCAGAGAATGTATTAAAAATTGATCCATCAAACTCCGCCGCAGTCGTAATGCTTTGTAACATACATGCTTCTTCCGGGCATTGGAAAGATTTCGCTCGACTTAGGAGTTCAATGAGACGAATGGATGTGGGCAAAGTTCCAGGTCAGAGCTGGATTGAGATCAAGGATAAAGTTCATGTGTTTCTTGCAGAAGATAACTTGCATCCTGAGAGAGGTAAAATTTACACGATGCTGGAAGAGTTGATGTTGCAAATTTTAGATGATGGTTGTGATCCATTACAGATGGTGTCTTGATTGGGTTACAAAGTaggaataattaattattcagGCAGATTCTTGGATGTATATTGCATCTTACGATTTTTCGAAATAATTTACGAGAAATTCAGTAGTGACATAGAAATGGGTATTTGTTCTTTACACTAAAtcgtcttttttttaatgattggGAATAAGTTCTATGCATTTAACCCAAATAGCTCAACGattcaaacttatttattagtgaaaataaatagataaataaaacaaaattttaaataatgattcAAACAACTGattcttgttttattataattatttaatagaagTTATTTGGATTAGAGAAATCTATAACCCTAAAAAGTGATTCTTGTTTTATGAATCCATAAACAAGAACATCCCGACCTCTAACCAAGGTGGTAAGAGAATTTACGTCtaaaaaacattcaaatgaTGTATTTAAGTCGATCAAGTATGATTTataaatcttcaattcttcaaggTAAGCCTACAAAttcttgtaattaaaaaaaaaataatgaagttCCGCCGTTGCCTCGTGTTTTAAGAGTCAAAATTGGGTATAAATCAACAGATTTTCACATAATTGGACAAAAACTTTCTAAAGGAATACTTTAGTTTtgattagaaaaattgaaaagaggTAGCAGCTAAATTAGGCTTCATCATCATCCTTTGGTTTGGTTGGGACTGAGTCTCTTTTATGCCTTTgttttttcaacttctttgtCTTTAGCCCAGCGTCATCGTCATCCTTTGATTTCATTGAGACTGAATCTCTCCTAGGCTTGAGTTTTTTCGACTTCTTTTTCTGTAGCTCAGTGTCACCATCCTGATTTGGTTTGGTTGCAACTGAATTCCTTTTAGGCCTGTGTTTTTTCGACTTCTTTTTTGGTGGCTCGGTGTCACCATCTTCGTGTGGTTTGGTTGAGATTGAATCTCTCTTTGGCCTGTGTTTTTTCCACTTCATTTTCCGAAGCTCGGTGATCCAAGATGGGACTTCACAACCTGAGGCTGACATAACATTGGCTATATTTCGCAGAAATGGAATGTCCTCATCTGTATAAAATGTAATGGCTTCTCCACTCCTCCCTGCTCTGCCGGAACGACctgtttatttgaaaatgcaatTTCAACTAAGTAGTCATGTTAACCACGAATCTTTTAACATTGTTAAGGATTATGTGCACCGCTGagtaagagaagaaagaaCGTAAGATTAAGATATGGCACATACCAATTCGATGAATGTATGCTGCCGCAGAATCTGGAAAATCATAATTGATTACACAGTTGACCCCCTTGAAATCCATTCCTCGAGAAATTACATCAGTGGCGATTAAAACCCAAGTTTTTCCAGCTCTAAAGTCATCAACAACATTTTCTCGCTGCATTCAAGTAAAAATATTAGACCGAGaaagaaagattagaaaaaaCCACTTCAACTAGTCTCTGGGTCACTCAAACAGATACCTTTAATTTTTCCTCGATGAAAATTATGtagatacaaaaaaaaaaaagtaaagaacaAAAACTTTATCGCATTCtgttaaaatgttataaaactTTTAGAACAATATATGAGAAAGCTGCTGGCCGCACGTAGGAGTTCAACAAGATGGTCATGTTTTTCACTTCAAACAACGTTATTAAGgctatttaaaacaatttggCTTAGTTATTATTACGGCCTCCAATGGAGTATTGGATTTTAGCAGACGAGGATGAAAAGATTACCTCCAACTGTGACAAGTCAGAATGAATAACACTGACTCTGATATTCTCAAAT of the Cucumis sativus cultivar 9930 chromosome 3, Cucumber_9930_V3, whole genome shotgun sequence genome contains:
- the LOC101212938 gene encoding pentatricopeptide repeat-containing protein At3g53360, mitochondrial; this translates as MAFIRTFSSIYFLTLASDAIVFFNPFSPTSSIKNFKPQLHLALSHIRLNTQLAFSPCPLTVHYPHDDKIISLCKKNLHREALKAFDIFQKCSSSPLKSVTYTHLINACSSLRSLEHGRKIHRHMLTCNYQPDMILQNHILSMYGKCGSLKEARNMFDSMPLKNVVSWTSMISGYSRYGEEDNAITLYVQMLRSGHIPDHFTFGSIVKSCSGLDDFKLARQLHAHVLKSEFGADLIAQNALISMYTKFSQMADAINVFSRIIIKDLISWGSMIAGFSQLGYELEALCHFREMLSQSVYQPNEFVFGSAFSACSKLLEPDCGRQIHGLCIKFGLGSDLFAGCSLCDMYAKCGFLESARTVFYHIEKPDLVAWNAIIAGFASVSNAKESSSFFSQMRHTGLVPNDVTVLSLLCACSEPVMLNHGIQVHSYIVKMGFNLDIPVCNSLLSMYSKCSNLNDALQVFEDIGNKADIVSWNTLLTACLQQNQAGEVLRLTKLMFASRIKPDHVTLTNVLVSSGQIASYEVGSQIHCFIMKSGLNLDISVSNALINMYTKCGSLECARKMFDSIGNPDIISWSSLIVGYAQAGCGKEAFELFRTMRGLGVKPNEITFVGILTACSHIGMVEEGLKLYRTMQEDYRISPTKEHCSCMVDLLARAGCLDVAEDFIKQMPFVPDVVVWKTLLAACKVHGNLEVGKRAAENVLKIDPSNSAAVVMLCNIHASSGHWKDFARLRSSMRRMDVGKVPGQSWIEIKDKVHVFLAEDNLHPERGKIYTMLEELMLQILDDGCDPLQMVS